One window of the Acidobacteriota bacterium genome contains the following:
- a CDS encoding TldD/PmbA family protein, which yields MTGFTVPPADLLAGLLDNCLKAGASAADARIGVADGVSVSVRDGKLESIEREESASVALRCFFGQRQAHVSGADLSPAGLKALTERCVAMARAVPEDKYCGLPDAAQLMQGNADMDLTGEAELPAEILEREALAAEAAALAVPGIKTVAGCGASWNRSERWVAATNGFRAWKTGTSTSLGLAAVAEKDGQMERDYDSWSVRFDKDRPSAEEIGRTAGERTIARLGARKVDTQKAAVIFDRRVSDSLIGAFLGAISGPSVARGVSFLKDRMGEQVFAKGVYLTDDPHRPLGMGSRAHDGEGLPVSEAHLIEDGRLTRWLLNISTARQLGLAPNGFAGLGFGDPPGVSTSNVYLRAGSQSPGALAKQAGKGLLVTDMFGPSINPNTGDYSVGVAGFWFENGEIAYPVSEVTVAGDLPAMFARLVPASDLELRSTRDAPSILIEDMNLAGS from the coding sequence CCCGGCAGACCTGCTTGCCGGCCTGCTGGATAACTGCCTGAAGGCCGGCGCCAGCGCCGCTGACGCCCGTATCGGAGTGGCCGACGGCGTCAGCGTATCGGTCCGCGATGGCAAGCTGGAGAGCATCGAGCGCGAGGAAAGCGCCAGTGTCGCACTTCGCTGCTTCTTCGGACAGCGCCAGGCGCATGTCTCTGGTGCGGACCTTTCGCCCGCCGGACTCAAGGCGCTCACCGAGCGCTGCGTCGCGATGGCCCGTGCGGTGCCCGAGGACAAGTATTGCGGCCTGCCGGACGCCGCCCAGCTGATGCAGGGCAACGCCGACATGGACCTCACCGGAGAGGCGGAGCTTCCGGCCGAGATACTCGAGCGCGAAGCGCTGGCCGCAGAAGCGGCAGCGCTGGCCGTGCCCGGCATCAAGACCGTCGCCGGCTGCGGCGCCTCCTGGAACCGCTCCGAACGCTGGGTGGCCGCAACGAACGGCTTTCGCGCCTGGAAAACCGGAACGTCCACCAGCCTCGGTCTCGCTGCCGTCGCCGAGAAGGACGGGCAGATGGAGCGCGACTATGACAGCTGGTCAGTCCGCTTCGACAAGGATCGTCCGTCTGCTGAAGAAATCGGGCGCACCGCCGGCGAACGCACGATCGCCCGCCTTGGCGCGCGCAAGGTCGACACGCAGAAGGCCGCCGTGATTTTCGACCGGCGGGTGTCTGACAGCCTGATCGGCGCCTTTCTTGGCGCTATCTCCGGCCCCTCCGTCGCGCGCGGTGTGAGTTTCCTGAAGGACCGCATGGGCGAGCAGGTGTTCGCCAAGGGCGTCTACCTGACCGATGACCCCCACCGTCCGCTCGGCATGGGCAGCCGAGCGCATGATGGCGAAGGACTGCCCGTGTCCGAAGCGCACCTGATCGAGGACGGCCGCCTGACTCGCTGGCTGCTGAACATATCCACCGCGCGCCAGCTGGGGCTTGCGCCGAACGGCTTCGCCGGGCTCGGCTTCGGCGATCCGCCGGGCGTGTCGACGTCGAACGTCTACTTGCGCGCGGGCAGCCAATCGCCCGGCGCGCTTGCCAAACAGGCCGGCAAGGGCCTGCTGGTCACCGACATGTTCGGACCGTCGATCAATCCGAACACAGGCGATTATTCTGTCGGCGTCGCGGGCTTCTGGTTCGAGAACGGCGAGATTGCCTACCCGGTTTCCGAAGTCACCGTGGCGGGCGACCTGCCTGCCATGTTTGCCCGCCTCGTTCCGGCGTCCGACCTCGAACTGCGCAGCACGCGCGATGCCCCGTCGATCCTCATCGAGGACATGAACCTTGCGGGCAGCTGA